One Osmerus mordax isolate fOsmMor3 chromosome 16, fOsmMor3.pri, whole genome shotgun sequence genomic window carries:
- the LOC136959039 gene encoding xenotropic and polytropic retrovirus receptor 1 homolog isoform X2, with protein sequence MKFTEHLSAHITPEWRKQYIQYEAFKEMLYSAQDQAPSIEVTDEDTVKRYYAKFEEKFFQTCEKELAKINTFYSEKLAEAQRRFATLQNELQSSLDAQRESHAQGLRRRKTVFTLSQQERCKHRNIKDLQLAFSEFYLSLILLQNYQNLNFTGFRKILKKHDKILETPRGADWRVVHVEVAPFYTCKKITQIISETEALVTTELEGGDRQKAMKRLRVPPLGAAQPAPAWTTFRVGLYCGVFLVLIVTVVITGAVVIKDSNVWPLIRIYRGGFLLVEFLFLLGINTYGWRQAGVNHVLIFELNPRNNLSHQHLFEIAGLLGVLWCVSILSCLFSSSILVPMQANPLALYGFFLVFLINPFKTCYYKSRFWLLKLLFRVVTAPFHRVEFADFWLADQLNSLVVLLMDLEYLVCFYSLELNWTQQNGLINSPGGGVCHSYSYGVRAVIQCLPAWFRFVQCLRRYRDTKRAFPHLVNAGKYSTTFFVVTFAALYSTHKAQKHPDTQIFFYMLIGCSVVSSCYTLVWDLKMDWGLLDRGAGENTFLREEIVYPQKAYYYCAILEDVLLRFAWAVPLSLSSVSDVPWLGDMLATLLAPLEVFRRFVWNFFRLENEHLNNCGEFRAVRDISVAPLNADDQTLLEQMMDQEDGVRNRQGKKSWKRSYSMSLRRPRLASQSKTRDTKVLIEDTDDDS encoded by the exons tcACAGACGAGGACACAGTTAAGAGGTACTATGCCAAGTTCGAGGAGAAGTTTTTCCAGACCTGTGAGAAGGAGCTGGCCAAGATCAACACCTTCTACTCAG AGAAGCTGGCTGAGGCCCAGCGGCGCTTCGCCACGCTGCAGAACGAGCTGCAGTCGTCGCTGGACGCGCAGCGGGAGAGCCACGCCCAGGGCCTGCGTCGCAGGAAGACCGTGTTCACCCTGTCGCAGCAGGAACGCTGCAAGCACCGCAACATCAAGGACCTGCAGCTGGCCTTCTCAGAGTTCTACCTCAGCCTCATCCTGCTGCAGAACTACCAG AACCTAAACTTCACGGGCTTCAGGAAGATTCTGAAGAAGCATGACAAGATCCTGGAGACTCCTCGCGGGGCGGACTGGCGTGTGGTCCACGTGGAGGTAGCGCCTTTCTACACCTGCAAGAAGATCACCCAGATCATCTCTGAGActgag gccctggTGACTAcagagctggaggggggagacaggcagaaggCCATGAAGAGGCTAAGGGTGCCCCCTCTGGGAGCTGCACAg cctgCCCCAGCGTGGACCACCTTCAGAGTGGGGCTGTACTGTGGAGTCTTCCTGGTCCTCATTGTCACCGTGGTGATCACTG gtgccgTGGTGATCAAGGACTCCAACGTGTGGCCCCTGATCAGGATCTACCGCGGCGGCTTCCTGCTGGTggagttcctcttcctgctgggcATCAACACGTACGGCTGGCGGCAGGCAGGGGTCAACCATGTCCTCATCTTCGAGCTCAACCCCCGCAACAACCTCTCCCACCAGCACCTGTTTgag ATCGCGGGGCTGCTGGGGGTGCTGTGGTGTGTCAGCATCCTGTCCTGCCTGTTCAGCAGCTCCATCCTGGTGCCCATGCAGGCCAACCCCCTGGCCCTGTACGGCTTCTTCCTGGTCTTCCTGATCAACCCCTTCAAGACCTGCTACTACAAGTCCCGCTTCTGGCTGCTCAAGCTGCTG ttccggGTGGTGACAGCTCCGTTCCACCGTGTAGAGTTTGCAGACTTCTGGTTGGCTGACCAGCTGAACTCTCTGGTGGTGCTGCTGATGGACCTGGAGTATCTGGTGTGCTTCTACAGCCTGGAGCTCAACTGGACCCAGCAGAACGGCCTGATCAACAGCcccg gtggaggtgtgtgtcacTCCTACTCCTACGGCGTGCGTGCGGTCATCCAGTGTCTGCCCGCCTGGTTCCGCTTCGTCCAGTGTTTGAGGCGTTACCGTGACACCAAGCGGGCGTTTCCTCACCTGGTCAACGCCGGAAAATACTCCACCACCTTCTTCGTGGTCACCTTTGCAGCTCTGTACAGCACTCACAAAG CACAAAAACACCCCGACACCCAGATCTTCTTCTACATGCTGATTGGCTGTTCGGTGGTGAGCTCGTGCTACACGCTGGTGTGGGACCTGAAGATGGACTGGGGTCTGCTGGACCGCGGAGCCGGAGAGAACACCTTCCTCAGGGAGGAGATCGTCTACCCtcagaag gcgtaCTACTACTGTGCCATCCTGGAGGACGTGCTGTTGAGGTTTGCCTGGGCCGTGCCCCTGTCCCTCAGCTCTGTGAGCGATGTGCCCTGGCTGGGGGACATGCTGGCCACACTGCTGGCCCCTCTGGAGGTGTTCAG gCGTTTCGTGTGGAACTTCTTCCGTCTTGAGAACGAGCACCTGAATAACTGTGGAGAGTTCCGCGCGGTGCGGGACATCTCGGTGGCTCCCCTGAACGCAGACGACCAGACGCTGCTGGAGCAGATGATGGACCAGGAGGACGGCGTCCGCAACCGCCAGGGCAAGAAGAGCTGGAAGCGCTCGTACAGCATGTCGCTACGACGACCACGCCTCGCCTCGCA gtctAAGACCCGGGACACCAAGGTTTTGATCGAGGACACGGACGATGACTCCTGA
- the LOC136959039 gene encoding xenotropic and polytropic retrovirus receptor 1 homolog isoform X1, whose translation MRRSRRCCTLLRTRPPPSKSQTRTQLRGTMPSSRRSFSRPVRRSWPRSTPSTQVPSTPQHATALQHTISLCLSLSLSLSASVSLSVSLSVSLSVSLSLSLSASLTLAPPPPVEKLAEAQRRFATLQNELQSSLDAQRESHAQGLRRRKTVFTLSQQERCKHRNIKDLQLAFSEFYLSLILLQNYQNLNFTGFRKILKKHDKILETPRGADWRVVHVEVAPFYTCKKITQIISETEALVTTELEGGDRQKAMKRLRVPPLGAAQPAPAWTTFRVGLYCGVFLVLIVTVVITGAVVIKDSNVWPLIRIYRGGFLLVEFLFLLGINTYGWRQAGVNHVLIFELNPRNNLSHQHLFEIAGLLGVLWCVSILSCLFSSSILVPMQANPLALYGFFLVFLINPFKTCYYKSRFWLLKLLFRVVTAPFHRVEFADFWLADQLNSLVVLLMDLEYLVCFYSLELNWTQQNGLINSPGGGVCHSYSYGVRAVIQCLPAWFRFVQCLRRYRDTKRAFPHLVNAGKYSTTFFVVTFAALYSTHKAQKHPDTQIFFYMLIGCSVVSSCYTLVWDLKMDWGLLDRGAGENTFLREEIVYPQKAYYYCAILEDVLLRFAWAVPLSLSSVSDVPWLGDMLATLLAPLEVFRRFVWNFFRLENEHLNNCGEFRAVRDISVAPLNADDQTLLEQMMDQEDGVRNRQGKKSWKRSYSMSLRRPRLASQSKTRDTKVLIEDTDDDS comes from the exons tcACAGACGAGGACACAGTTAAGAGGTACTATGCCAAGTTCGAGGAGAAGTTTTTCCAGACCTGTGAGAAGGAGCTGGCCAAGATCAACACCTTCTACTCAGGTACCCTCAACACCACAACACGCTACAGCGCTACAAcataccatctctctctgtctctctctgtctttgtctctctctgcctctgtctctctctctgtctctctctctgtctctctctctgtctctctctctctctctctgtctgcttcacTCActctcgcccctcccccccctgtagAGAAGCTGGCTGAGGCCCAGCGGCGCTTCGCCACGCTGCAGAACGAGCTGCAGTCGTCGCTGGACGCGCAGCGGGAGAGCCACGCCCAGGGCCTGCGTCGCAGGAAGACCGTGTTCACCCTGTCGCAGCAGGAACGCTGCAAGCACCGCAACATCAAGGACCTGCAGCTGGCCTTCTCAGAGTTCTACCTCAGCCTCATCCTGCTGCAGAACTACCAG AACCTAAACTTCACGGGCTTCAGGAAGATTCTGAAGAAGCATGACAAGATCCTGGAGACTCCTCGCGGGGCGGACTGGCGTGTGGTCCACGTGGAGGTAGCGCCTTTCTACACCTGCAAGAAGATCACCCAGATCATCTCTGAGActgag gccctggTGACTAcagagctggaggggggagacaggcagaaggCCATGAAGAGGCTAAGGGTGCCCCCTCTGGGAGCTGCACAg cctgCCCCAGCGTGGACCACCTTCAGAGTGGGGCTGTACTGTGGAGTCTTCCTGGTCCTCATTGTCACCGTGGTGATCACTG gtgccgTGGTGATCAAGGACTCCAACGTGTGGCCCCTGATCAGGATCTACCGCGGCGGCTTCCTGCTGGTggagttcctcttcctgctgggcATCAACACGTACGGCTGGCGGCAGGCAGGGGTCAACCATGTCCTCATCTTCGAGCTCAACCCCCGCAACAACCTCTCCCACCAGCACCTGTTTgag ATCGCGGGGCTGCTGGGGGTGCTGTGGTGTGTCAGCATCCTGTCCTGCCTGTTCAGCAGCTCCATCCTGGTGCCCATGCAGGCCAACCCCCTGGCCCTGTACGGCTTCTTCCTGGTCTTCCTGATCAACCCCTTCAAGACCTGCTACTACAAGTCCCGCTTCTGGCTGCTCAAGCTGCTG ttccggGTGGTGACAGCTCCGTTCCACCGTGTAGAGTTTGCAGACTTCTGGTTGGCTGACCAGCTGAACTCTCTGGTGGTGCTGCTGATGGACCTGGAGTATCTGGTGTGCTTCTACAGCCTGGAGCTCAACTGGACCCAGCAGAACGGCCTGATCAACAGCcccg gtggaggtgtgtgtcacTCCTACTCCTACGGCGTGCGTGCGGTCATCCAGTGTCTGCCCGCCTGGTTCCGCTTCGTCCAGTGTTTGAGGCGTTACCGTGACACCAAGCGGGCGTTTCCTCACCTGGTCAACGCCGGAAAATACTCCACCACCTTCTTCGTGGTCACCTTTGCAGCTCTGTACAGCACTCACAAAG CACAAAAACACCCCGACACCCAGATCTTCTTCTACATGCTGATTGGCTGTTCGGTGGTGAGCTCGTGCTACACGCTGGTGTGGGACCTGAAGATGGACTGGGGTCTGCTGGACCGCGGAGCCGGAGAGAACACCTTCCTCAGGGAGGAGATCGTCTACCCtcagaag gcgtaCTACTACTGTGCCATCCTGGAGGACGTGCTGTTGAGGTTTGCCTGGGCCGTGCCCCTGTCCCTCAGCTCTGTGAGCGATGTGCCCTGGCTGGGGGACATGCTGGCCACACTGCTGGCCCCTCTGGAGGTGTTCAG gCGTTTCGTGTGGAACTTCTTCCGTCTTGAGAACGAGCACCTGAATAACTGTGGAGAGTTCCGCGCGGTGCGGGACATCTCGGTGGCTCCCCTGAACGCAGACGACCAGACGCTGCTGGAGCAGATGATGGACCAGGAGGACGGCGTCCGCAACCGCCAGGGCAAGAAGAGCTGGAAGCGCTCGTACAGCATGTCGCTACGACGACCACGCCTCGCCTCGCA gtctAAGACCCGGGACACCAAGGTTTTGATCGAGGACACGGACGATGACTCCTGA
- the ttpa gene encoding alpha-tocopherol transfer protein produces the protein MKSQEEAEYAGELNDLPEDSNFVKPYLLKLREKAQREIDPLHILDFSDGVLIRFLRARDFDIALSLKLLLNYQRWRRECPEISANLHPSSVLGLLQNHYHGVLAHRDHSGSRILIYRIGQWNPKDFSAYEVFRISLITSELVVRETETQRCGVKVIFDLQGWCFGHALQINPSLAKRIASVLTDSFPLKVRGIHLINEPIFFRPVFTMLRPFLPDKIKQRIHMHGGSFEDSLCDHFNSTILPPEFGGEGPAIEEVCREWTNHILRSEELLAQLSAHPAEEMVAPEDRQSAT, from the exons ATGAAGTCCCAAGAAGAGGCTGAATACGCGGGCGAACTTAATGATTTGCCCGAAGACTCAAACTTCGTCAAACCGTACTTACTAAAGCTGCGGGAGAAggcacagagagaaatagacccGCTGCACATTCTGGACTTTTCCGACGGCGTTTTAATTCGTTTTTTGAGAGCCAGAGACTTTGATATTGCGCTGTCACTGAAG CTGCTGCTGAACTACCAGCGCTGGCGCAGGGAGTGCCCAGAGATCAGTGCCAACCTGCACCCCTCCTCTGTGCTGGGCCTGCTGCAGAACCACTACCACGGGGTGCTGGCCCACCGTGATCACAGCGGCAGCCGCATCCTCATCTACAGGATAG GTCAGTGGAACCCCAAGGACTTCTCAGCGTACGAGGTGTTCCGCATCAGCCTCATCACGTCCGAGCTCGTCGTCAGGGAGACTGAGACCCAGAGGTGCGGGGTGAAAGTCATCTTCGACCTGCAGGGCTGGTGCTTCGGTCACGCCCTCCAGATCAACCCCTCCCTCGCCAAGAGGATCGCCTCGGTGCTGACC gACTCGTTTCCTCTCAAGGTGCGAGGCATCCACCTCATCAACGAGCCCATCTTCTTCCGCCCGGTCTTCACCATGCTCCGCCCCTTCCTGCCTGACAAGATCaaacagaga ATCCACATGCATGGTGGCAGCTTCGAAGATTCCCTCTGCGACCACTTCAACTCGACCATCCTCCCCCCGGAGTTCGGAGGGGAGGGGCCTGCCATAGAGGAGGTGTGTCGGGAATGGACCAATCACATCCTGCGGTCTGAAGAGCTTCTCGCACAGCTCTCTGCCCACCCCGCCGAGGAGATGGTTGCCCCAGAGGATCGCCAGTCAGCTACGTAG